The Gemmatimonadaceae bacterium genome contains the following window.
TGCGTGAGGACCAGTAGATCGTTGTTGCCCTTGAGGTCGGTCGGCCAGTCGGCAAACCGCCCGGTGCCCCGGTAGTCGGCCTCCTGCAGGCGATGGCGCTGGAGCATGGTGCCCATGGCGCCGTCGAGGAGGAGGATGCGGGCAGCGAGGAGCTGTTCGAGACGAGCGAGACGCGCCGCACGCGGCGCGTCGGGCACTGATACGGGCAAGGCCTGAGTCGACATATCTTGAAAGCTATATATGACCACTGTTGCTGAGCACCCGACGCCCGCGAATTCCGCGGGCCACAACGCGCCGGCTGCATCGCCGCGCGCCGCCCTTCTTGAGCGCCTGCTGGCCCCCGACGAAGTGGTCATGTTCGACGGCGCGATGGGCACAATGCTCTATGCCAAGGGCGTGTTTATCAATCAGTGCTACGACGAACTCGTGCTTCGTAGCCCCGATCTCGTACGCGAAGTCCACGCGGCCTATGTGAAGGCCGGCGCAGACGTGATCGAGACAAACACATTCGGGGCGAACCGCACCAAACTCACGCAGTATGGCCTCGAGGGGCAGGTCACGCAGATCAATCGACGCGCGGCCGAGGTGGCGCGTGAGGCGGCGGGCGAGCAGCGACTTGTCGCTGGTGCAGTCGGCCCACTCGGCGTACGGCTGGAGCCCTACGGGCCAACAAGCCGTGCAGAGGCGCGCGAGATTTTCCAGGAACAGACGGCGGCACTCAAAGCCGGTGGGGCCGACTGCTTCATCCTCGAGACCTTCGCGGATCTGGAGGAGTTGGAGCAGGCGATTCTTGCGGCGCGCGCGGTAGACCCCACCATGCCCGTCATCGCTCAGGCGACGGTTGGCCCTGAGCAGCGCACGGCGTTCGGCGCCACTCCCGAGGATGTGGCCCGCGTTCTCGACAAGTGGGGAGTGGACGTCATCGGGCTGAACTGCTCAGTGGGCCCGCAGACGATTCTCGAGGCCATCGAACGCATGGCCGCGGTTACCGATCGCAAGCTGTCCGCGCAGCCCAACGCCGGTATGCCGAGAGACGTGGGCGGGCGAAGCATGTACATGGCCAGCCCGGAGTACATGGCCACGTACGCGCGCCACCTCATTCAGGCCGGTGCCAAGATCGTTGGCGGGTGCTGCGGAACGACACCTGATCACATCAAGGCGATGGTGGAGGGCGTACGTCCGCTCGCCCCGCGCACGCGAGTCATTCCAGGCGCCACGCGGGAGTTCGCAGCGGTGACTGGCGCGCCGGCCCCTGGCAAAGAGCCTGTGCCGCTCGCGGAGCGTTCGCGCCTTGGGGCAAAGCTCGCGGCCGGGAGGTTTGTGACCAGCGTAGAGATCGTTCCACCGCGCGGCGTGGATACTGCCAAACTCGAGCAAGACGCGGCCGCACTCGCCAAGGCTGGTGTTGACGCCATCAACGTGCCTGACGGGCCTCGTGCGCAGAGCCGAATGGGCGCTATTGCGACGAGCCTGATCATTGAACGGCATGGCATCGAGGCCGTCACCCATTACGCGTGTCGCGATCGCAACCTGCTCGGTATGCTGAGCGACCTGCTCGGCGCATCCGCGCTTGGGCTGCGGAATATGCTGCTTATCACTGGTGATCCACCGAAAATGGGTCCGTATCCGGATGCGACCGCCGTGTTCGATATTGATGCGATCGGACTCACCAATCTCGTTCGGAAGTTGAATCGTGGACTAGATCCGGGAAACAACCCAATAGGCGAGCCAACCAAGTTCGTCATTGGCGTCGGCGTGAATCCGGCGGCGATTGACCCCAGTCACGAGTTGAGGCGATTTCGCTGGAAGGTGGAGGCTGGCGCTGAGTACGCCATTACCCAACCGGTATTCGATCCTTCGCAGCTTGAAAGTTTTCTTGTGCGCTGTGAAGATACCCGAATTCCGGTCGTCGCTGGCATTTGGCCTCTGGTATCTGCTCGCAACGCTGAGTTCTTGGCGAACGAAGTCCCTGGCGTGACCATGCCGGCTGAGATCTTGGATCGAATGCGATCAGCGAACGACAAGAGCAAGGAACACGCCCTTGCGGAGGGTATCTCCATTGCTCGAGAGATGCTCGCTCGAGTGAAGGGCGCTGTTCAGGGCGTACAGGTGAGTGCCCCTTTTGGCAAGATCGAGTATGCGCTTGAAGTCTTCGGGGCGCTTTCATGATCGCCGCTGGAGCTTAAGAGAATGTGCGGAATTGCCGGCGCATTAAGCTTTGACGCCCCTGTCGATATGGCGCTCCTTGAGCAGCAGCGTGACAGCATGCGTCATCGCGGCCCGGACTCGGCCGGGCTTTGGCAGTCTGATCATGGCAAGGTCGGCTTCGCCCATCGGCGCTTGGCGATCATCGACCTCTCTCCAGGCGGTCACCAGCCGATGACGCACGCTGAGACGGGCGTGACGATCACATTCAATGGTGAGATCTACAACTACGTCGCCCTTCGCGACGAGTTGCGCGGCCGCGGCCACACTTTTCGCACGCATTCCGATACTGAGGTAATCCTCAGCGCCTTCGTTGAGTGGGGCGTGGAGTGCGTGTCGAGGCTGGATGGCATGTTCGCGTTCGCGATCTTTGACCCGCGCGTTGATCTCGTGCACTTGGCGCGCGATCGCGCTGGCGAGAAGCCTCTTTTTTATCGTCGAACTGCTGACGGCCTTGGCTTCGCGAGTGAGGCGAAAGCTCTACTTGCCGATCCGTCCTGTCCTCGCCGCATTCGCCTGCAGTCGCTCGATGAGTACTTCGCGTACGGATACGTTACGGGTGAGCATACACTTTTTGCCGATATCCTTCGCGTCGCGCCGGCTGGACTAATGACCGTCGACCTGCGCTCAGGCCGTATCGACTCTCGTCAATACTGGACACTGCCATCACTTGAACGGTCCCAAGATGTGGCAGACACGAGCGCCATTGAGGATCAGCTGCTCGAGGTGCTGCAGGGTGCAGTAAAGCGCCAACTCGTAGCCGACGTCCCGGTAGGCATTCTACTAAGCGGCGGAGTGGATTCGAGCATTGTAGGTGCGCTTGCGGCCAAGGTAAGCCGTTCGCCGGTACGGACGTTTACCGTGAGATTTCCGGGACACGGGGAGTTCGACGAAGGTCCGTTCGCACGGATGGTGGCGGATCACCTCGGGACTAAGCACACCGAGATCGAGGCGACACCGCCAAGCCCAGAGTTGATGGGCCAGCTTGTTGCGCAGTTTGATGAGCCCATCTCCGATTCGTCGATGATCCCGACGTATCTGGTCTCGAAGGCGATTCGCGATTACGCTACCGTTGCCATTGGAGGAGACGGCGGCGATGAGCTATTCGGCGGGTATCATCGGTATTCTGCCCAGCTCAGACAGGAGCGCCTACGACGCCAGCTGCCCAGGCCGCTTCGAGCGCTCATGGCAAGGGCGTCCACGTTCCTGCCCGTTGCCGCACCGGGACGAGGCTTTCTTACGGCGCTTGGCGGTTCGGCGGACGATAGCATTGCGAACCCCGGTCGTATCTTTCGGGCCGATGAGCGTCCCTCGCTTAGCGATGCACTCGAGACTCAACCTCTGTCGGACGGCGCAACTGCGGAAGCTCTTCGACGAAGTGCAATGCGGAGTCGCGGGTCGCTATTGCAGCGCGCTACAGCCGTAGATTTTTCGAGCTACATGGTCGATGATGTGTTGGTCAAGGTCGATCGGGCCAGTATGCTCACATCGTTAGAAGTCCGAGCGCCTTTCCTCGACCGCTCCGTCATTGAGTTTGCATTCTCTAAAGTGCCTGACGTTTTCAAGGCGACGGAGACGGGTCGGAAGCTCATTCTTCGTAAGATCGGATCACGTCTGCTTCCTTCGTCGCTCGACTTGACGCGTAAGCAGGGCTTCTCGATTCCGATGAATTCGTGGCTACAGAATGAGTGGGCATCGGTCGTCGATGACGCGATGAGCGGCCCGAAACCGATGCTCGTTAAGCCAGAATCGGTGCGGCGGTACCGCAGATTGCTTCAGCAGGGGAAGCCCGTTGGTGACCGGCTCTTCGCGCTGGCCTTCTTGCTCATGTGGGAGCGGACCTATCACCCTACCGACGTAGTCTTGGCCTAGTCACTTCGGCGAACCCCACACACTCCAGTTGCCGCGCAATCCATTGAAGAGTGCGATGATCGTGGCCCGCTGCATCGAGTAGAACCAGCCGAAGGCAGAGGCGGTTTTTTGGCGCAGGCGCGGCACAGTTAGCACGACAGCGATCGTCGCTGCTGTGCCTCCACCGAAAGACGCAGGATACGCTCGCGCAAGATCAGTGAAAACCCAGAGGGCGACCGGCAGGAACAATGCGATCAGCAAAGGTGTGGCGAGCCGGGCAAGCTTGTGCATTACAAACTGCAGCACCACCGGGTTTCGCCTTGAGAGCGTTTCAGGGAGCAACGCGATCAGCTGTAGTACGCCGGTCAGCGTTCGTGTTTTCCGAGTTTCCTCGGCTTTTGACGAAAAAGACCGCACATCATACGCTTGCGCGGCATACGAAAATCCAACTCGATATCCGCGTAGGACAAGCGACATCGGGACGAACACATCGTCGAGCAAAGTGCCGTCCGGGATTGGCACCCACAGTTGACGGCGCATCGCGTACACGGCCCCGGTAACGCCGATACTTGAGTGAATACGCGCCTCGCTGTGCCGCAGCCACTTCTCGAGGCTCCAGTACCAGTGTACGGGCGAGGCACCACCGGCCCTGCCCAGCTCGAGTGCGCCCGAGATTGCACCGAAGCGGGCATCTTCCAACGCCGCGACCAGTTCGGGAATTGTGTCGCGAGTGAACCGCTGTGCGGTATCGGCCATCACAAGCACTTCTCCCTGCGACGCGCGGACTCCTGCATTCAGCGCCGCGGCTTTCCCTCCCGGCTGATCACCGTCAACAACACGTACCGGGAACCCTTCGAACGCCGTGACGGGCCAGATCTCGCGACTCAGGACGTCACGCACAACAATGATTTCTAGTCGTTCAAGTGGATGGTCCGTGTCGAGCAAGTTCTGAACACGCGCCAGGACCAGCTCAGAAGCCTCCCGGGTTGCGAGAACGACGCTAACTGATCGCCCCACCGCAGCGCCTCGGTCGGGTTGGCACGGACGCCCGAGAAAACGGGAAAGCCCCCCCATGATGAGGGGGTATCCGATCCAGATCAGGAGCAGGAGCGCGACTAGGGTGGCGCTGGCGAGGTAGACCCATATCACACCTGTATTCTAGCAGTCCGGCGGTTGCGCGTCCTCTTGTACGCTTCCGACAGGCGAAACACCGACTAAAATCCAGTGACAGTGCACCTCTCGCCCTCTGCTCCCCAGGCCGTGCTCACCGCCAATCCCCTCACCGTCCTGTCGGAGGAGGAATCCCTCTTCCGCACCGCCGTCGCAGAACTCGCCCTCTCCGAAGTGCTCCCTCAAGTGCGAGCCATGGAGGAGGCTGGGAAGGTCGACCCAGCGCTGACCGCCAAGTTCTTCGAGCTTGGCCTCATGGGCATTGAGCTTCCGGAAAGTGTCGGCGGAGCCGGAGGCTCCCTCATGATGGTGACCCTCGCTGTCGAAGAGCTGAGCAAGGTGGATGCCTCGGCCGCCATTCAGGTGGACGTGCAAAACACCCTCGTGAACTACCCCCTGCACCGCTACGGGAATCCGGAGCAGCACGCCCGGATCTTGCCCCGGATGACCTCGGATACGATCGGCGCCTATGCCCTGTCTGAGCCGGGATCGGGTTCCGATGCCTTCGGGCTCGCCTGCCGAGCGGATCGGGCGGAGGGCGGGTGGACTCTGAACGGGTCCAAGGCGTGGATTACGAATGGGGGCGAGGCGAACGTCTTCGTGGTGTTCGCCAACACAAACCCCGACGCCGGCTACAAGGGCATCACGGCCTTCATCGTGGAGCGGGGCGCTACCGGCTTCACGGTAGGCCGAAAGGAGGACAAGCTCGGGATCCGGGCGTCCAGCACCACGGCGCTGCATTTCGAGAATGTGTTCGTGTCCGACGCCAACGTGCTCGGGGCGGTGGGTCAGGGGTACAAGATTGCCATCGACACCCTGAACGGCGGCCGGGTGGGAATCGGCGCCCAGATGATCGGCGTGGCCCAGGGGGCGCTCAATGCGACCACGGCCTACCTCAAGGAACGCCGCCAGTTCGGCCGCCCCCTCGCCGATTTCCAGGGGATTCAGTTCCAGGTGGCGCAGGCCGCCACCGAACTCGAGGCGGCCCGCCTGCTGGTGTACAACGCGGCACGCCTGCGGGATGCCGGAGAGGATATCGCCAAGGAGGGGGCCATGGCCAAGCTCTATTCCTCGCAGATGTGCGAGCGAGTCACTTCGCTCTGTGTGGAGCTTTTTGGCGGCTACGGCTACACCCGTGAGTATCCGGTCGAGAAGTTCTATCGGGACGCGAAGATCGGCACTATCTATGAGGGCACCAGCAACATGCAGCTACAGACGATCGCCAAAGCTGTGCTGAGGTGAGGCTCATGCGCCTAGGCGTAGTCATTCCCGTGCGCGACCGCGAAGCATTGCTTCGCGCATGTTTGACGTCCCTGCAGGCCTCACTGCTCCAGTACCCGAACGCCTATATCGTCGTCGTCGACAATGGCTCAACGGATGGGTCTTTTGTCGTCGGTCAAGCCTTCGGTCCTCGCGTGTCTTCGATCCAGTCCCTTGCTCGCAGCATTGGAGGAGTTCGAAATGCGGGTGCTCAGCAACACGGTATCGCGGCTGACGCATTCGTTTTTGTAGACTGCGATTGCATTGTTCGACCGGATTTTCTACCAGCTGTGGCATCGGTATTTCATGCTTCTGGAGCAGACGCTGTAGGCTGTGAGGTGATTTCGCCTGCGGACGGTCACTGGACGGAGGTAACGAGTGACGCACTGCATCGAGTTGGCGGCGACTCGTTTCGAGAGTACATAAATTCCGCCTGTTTCGCGGTGAAAGCGGAAGCTTTCAAGTCTATCGGCGGCTTTGACGAACAAATGACGAGTAGCGAAGACGTAGATATTTGTCGCCGCCTGCTGAAGAAGGGATTTCGCATCTTCCACAGCGAAAGCCTCAGGGTTGTTCATCTTGGAAATCCGAAATCAACCAGTGGATTTTACAAGCGACTCCGTTGGCACGGAGAGGGAGCTGCACAAGCCCGCCCGTTTCAACTTTCGCGGACTATTGCGGCAGCAATAACCCATCTGCTCGTATCGTCAGTAGGACTCGCGGTCGCGGTTACCTGGACCCTCCAAGACCGAAACCTGTACCGGGCAGGCCTCTTACTAATCGCATCGTTTCTTGCGGTACCGACACTTTTCGTGGCGGCTCGCGCTGCTCAACTGCGACGACCGATTCCTATAGCGAATAGCATCGCGCTCATGACCGTATCGATGTTCGCAAGATCGCATGGGCTCTTGCGATCGCTTCGACGCCGCGCGTGAGGTGGATTGCATGCGCAGTGAGCGTTTTACTCATCCTTGCGGCCACACTTCTCCCCACCGGTACCGCTCCCATCGACTTAGCGGCCCAGAGATGGTGTATTGACTGCGGTGGTCCGTGGGCCGCTGATGCGGTGTGCAACATTTTGCTGTTTGTTCCTTTAGGAGTTGCGCTAGCTTCGCTGCGGTCGAGAGCTTCCCAAGCCGCGGTAATTGGGGGACTTCTTTCATTCTTGCTGGAGCTTGCACAGTCCCTAGACTTGCCCCCAGGAAGAAGCTCCTCATTCGTTGATGTGCTAGCGAACTCTTTGGGCTCCGAGATTGGGTGGGGACTTTTTCGAGTTGGTCCCCGACTCTGGCAAGCCCGCGGCGGGAGAGCGTTTGGGTTAGGGCTCTGTTGGTGGTTCCTCGGCTTGCTTGTGCTATTTGGCACGGCAGCTGCAGTGCAGCGGGGAGCCGACTCCAGTCCACGATTGATCAGCACTAGCCCTTACCAACATTCGCCGATATACGGCTGGTATGGCGGCAATCCACAACTTGCTACAATCGGTGCCTCCGCCGACGAACAACCGTTGACAATCTTGCACCGAGGCAGTGGTCCGATCGTCGCTGCTGCCGATTCACCGAGCGAGACTTGGTTGGTTCGCGTCTGGACGGCGGGTCGGGATACAGCCAGGTACCGACGCGCCCTGTTCTACCTCCACCTCTTGGGGGATAGCACTCCCGAGCTTGTCATTTCGCAGAACGACGGTGCCGCGGAATTGCTCGTTAGGCGGCGGGCCCAAGAACTCGGACTTGTATTCCCAACGCTTACGCTGGCACGTGTGTTCGGTCAGGTAAAGGAAGACGATCGTATTGATCTGCAGATCGGAGTTCACCCTGCCCGTGTTGAACTAACGGGCAACACGGGTGCAGGTGCGCGTACGGCTGCTCTTGATCTATCGCCAGCGATTGGATGGACATTGCTTCAGTCGGTCGTTGGGATCGCGCATCCGCTCGCTTCTCTGGTCGCTTTGGCTTGGCTCACGGCGATATTCCTGCCTGTGTCATGGTGGCTGACGAGGAGTGGCAACCGATTCTCAATCATTTTGTCGGGTACCGCGATCGCTGTGAGCACGCTCGGTGTTAGCGCTCTCTTTAGCGTTGCACCATTTTCCACCAGGGACATCCTATTTGTCTGCGCAATAGGAGGCGTCGGTATCTACTCTGGTCGAAGATCCCAGGCAGGAGTTCGTCAGCCCCCAGTGCCTCCTAAACTCCCGGCTGTTTCTCGGATTTCATGAACTCGCTCATTGGCGCGCTCGATGCGCTCCTCGCCCTCATTCGCCCTGTCATCTTCGCGGCCGGCGCCGTGGCTGGTATCGGGGCTATCGTCAGCTGGGGCGTGCGCACCCGCAAGATTTCGCCCTTCTCCGGTGTGGCGCGGTTCGTCCGCGGCAGCATCGACCCGTGGCTAGTCACGCCCATGGAACGGCGTCTGCTGCGCGCCGGTGGCACCCCGTACGCGGCGCCGTGGTGGGCACTCGCTGCGGTCATTCTGGGCGGCCTGCTTCTGATCTCCGGGCTGCAGTTTGTGCGCGATCAGCTTGCCCTGCTCTTCCTCGCCTCGCAGTCGGGGATGTCGCTGGCGGCGGTGCTCGTGCAGTGGACGTTCAGCATCCTGCGGATTGCCCTCTTCGCCCGCGTGATTGCCAGCTGGGTGGGCGGTGGCCCCTACTCCAAATGGTGGCGCTGGAGCTTCGTCCTCACCGAGTGGTTCCTGGCACCGCTGCGGAATGTTATCCCGACGATCGGGATGATCGACATTTCGGTGATCGTGGCGTACTTCGGGCTCAACATTCTTGAGTCGATCGTAATGCGCGCGCTGGTGGGTTAGCGCGCGCGATCCCTCCACCCGTAGTCAACGATCAACGGCTGGTGCTCCGATGGGTGCCCGCGTTCTACTCGTACGGCCGTAGGTACCAGTGTCGGGGGCGTGAGAGCGTGATCGATCCGAACGGCGTATCTACCCGACCACATCGTGTGGCCGAAGCCGGTACCGCGCGCGGCGAAAGCATTGATGAGGTCGCCCCAGTCCCGCCGCAGAATCGCACTCCCGTAGGGCAGATTGAAGTCGCCAGCGACGACATAGGCCGAATCGTTTCGCGCAACAAATTTGGTCGCATGCTCGGAATCCGCCGCACGCACGATCAGGGATGTCTGAAGTCGCGCGAAGTCAAGCTGCCTCGCGGCCCAGAGTGCACTCCGCGGACTCTCCAGATGTACCGAGTAAACCGGTAGCTCACCGCCGGGAATTTGCAGGCGGTATCTCACGATGTTGCCGAATCGCCCAACAACTGCGGTGCCAGCGCGAACCCGCGAGACTATGGAGTCTACTCCGACCAGTGGAAACCGTGAGGCAAGGCAAAACTCTGCCGTAATGCTCAAGCCTCGCGGCGCGATTGCACGGAGGGAATCGGCTACGATCGTCTTGCAGTCCTGCAGCAGCACGATGTCTGCATCCCACGCGGTGAGATCGACTCGAAGCTCAGCGGCGAGAAGTGCTGATCGGTCCGTGTTGTACGTGACCAATCGGAACGCAGGACGTGCAGTATGAGGCGCGCCCCACGGGGGGAGTTCGAAGTCGGCAATTCCGAGAAGCGTCACTGCGGTGCCGAACACGGCTGCAAGAGCAGTCCAGAGCCCTCCGATCATTGCGAGCGGAGCCAGCAACAACCAAGGAAATACCAGCCACCAGCGTGGACCAAATGCGAGAAGCATCCCTGCCGGCGAGGCATCTGACGCGGCACGAAGGTATAGCGCGAGTAGAACCATGGCGGCAGAGTATCCGCCAACGCTCAAGATGACGAACTTGTGTAGTCGGTGCGAGATCTGAGGTAGCTGCATCCGC
Protein-coding sequences here:
- a CDS encoding YggT family protein — protein: MNSLIGALDALLALIRPVIFAAGAVAGIGAIVSWGVRTRKISPFSGVARFVRGSIDPWLVTPMERRLLRAGGTPYAAPWWALAAVILGGLLLISGLQFVRDQLALLFLASQSGMSLAAVLVQWTFSILRIALFARVIASWVGGGPYSKWWRWSFVLTEWFLAPLRNVIPTIGMIDISVIVAYFGLNILESIVMRALVG
- the asnB gene encoding asparagine synthase (glutamine-hydrolyzing), producing the protein MCGIAGALSFDAPVDMALLEQQRDSMRHRGPDSAGLWQSDHGKVGFAHRRLAIIDLSPGGHQPMTHAETGVTITFNGEIYNYVALRDELRGRGHTFRTHSDTEVILSAFVEWGVECVSRLDGMFAFAIFDPRVDLVHLARDRAGEKPLFYRRTADGLGFASEAKALLADPSCPRRIRLQSLDEYFAYGYVTGEHTLFADILRVAPAGLMTVDLRSGRIDSRQYWTLPSLERSQDVADTSAIEDQLLEVLQGAVKRQLVADVPVGILLSGGVDSSIVGALAAKVSRSPVRTFTVRFPGHGEFDEGPFARMVADHLGTKHTEIEATPPSPELMGQLVAQFDEPISDSSMIPTYLVSKAIRDYATVAIGGDGGDELFGGYHRYSAQLRQERLRRQLPRPLRALMARASTFLPVAAPGRGFLTALGGSADDSIANPGRIFRADERPSLSDALETQPLSDGATAEALRRSAMRSRGSLLQRATAVDFSSYMVDDVLVKVDRASMLTSLEVRAPFLDRSVIEFAFSKVPDVFKATETGRKLILRKIGSRLLPSSLDLTRKQGFSIPMNSWLQNEWASVVDDAMSGPKPMLVKPESVRRYRRLLQQGKPVGDRLFALAFLLMWERTYHPTDVVLA
- a CDS encoding glycosyltransferase, with product MIWVYLASATLVALLLLIWIGYPLIMGGLSRFLGRPCQPDRGAAVGRSVSVVLATREASELVLARVQNLLDTDHPLERLEIIVVRDVLSREIWPVTAFEGFPVRVVDGDQPGGKAAALNAGVRASQGEVLVMADTAQRFTRDTIPELVAALEDARFGAISGALELGRAGGASPVHWYWSLEKWLRHSEARIHSSIGVTGAVYAMRRQLWVPIPDGTLLDDVFVPMSLVLRGYRVGFSYAAQAYDVRSFSSKAEETRKTRTLTGVLQLIALLPETLSRRNPVVLQFVMHKLARLATPLLIALFLPVALWVFTDLARAYPASFGGGTAATIAVVLTVPRLRQKTASAFGWFYSMQRATIIALFNGLRGNWSVWGSPK
- a CDS encoding VanZ family protein, producing MSVLLILAATLLPTGTAPIDLAAQRWCIDCGGPWAADAVCNILLFVPLGVALASLRSRASQAAVIGGLLSFLLELAQSLDLPPGRSSSFVDVLANSLGSEIGWGLFRVGPRLWQARGGRAFGLGLCWWFLGLLVLFGTAAAVQRGADSSPRLISTSPYQHSPIYGWYGGNPQLATIGASADEQPLTILHRGSGPIVAAADSPSETWLVRVWTAGRDTARYRRALFYLHLLGDSTPELVISQNDGAAELLVRRRAQELGLVFPTLTLARVFGQVKEDDRIDLQIGVHPARVELTGNTGAGARTAALDLSPAIGWTLLQSVVGIAHPLASLVALAWLTAIFLPVSWWLTRSGNRFSIILSGTAIAVSTLGVSALFSVAPFSTRDILFVCAIGGVGIYSGRRSQAGVRQPPVPPKLPAVSRIS
- a CDS encoding glycosyltransferase, giving the protein MRDREALLRACLTSLQASLLQYPNAYIVVVDNGSTDGSFVVGQAFGPRVSSIQSLARSIGGVRNAGAQQHGIAADAFVFVDCDCIVRPDFLPAVASVFHASGADAVGCEVISPADGHWTEVTSDALHRVGGDSFREYINSACFAVKAEAFKSIGGFDEQMTSSEDVDICRRLLKKGFRIFHSESLRVVHLGNPKSTSGFYKRLRWHGEGAAQARPFQLSRTIAAAITHLLVSSVGLAVAVTWTLQDRNLYRAGLLLIASFLAVPTLFVAARAAQLRRPIPIANSIALMTVSMFARSHGLLRSLRRRA
- a CDS encoding acyl-CoA dehydrogenase family protein; translated protein: MLTANPLTVLSEEESLFRTAVAELALSEVLPQVRAMEEAGKVDPALTAKFFELGLMGIELPESVGGAGGSLMMVTLAVEELSKVDASAAIQVDVQNTLVNYPLHRYGNPEQHARILPRMTSDTIGAYALSEPGSGSDAFGLACRADRAEGGWTLNGSKAWITNGGEANVFVVFANTNPDAGYKGITAFIVERGATGFTVGRKEDKLGIRASSTTALHFENVFVSDANVLGAVGQGYKIAIDTLNGGRVGIGAQMIGVAQGALNATTAYLKERRQFGRPLADFQGIQFQVAQAATELEAARLLVYNAARLRDAGEDIAKEGAMAKLYSSQMCERVTSLCVELFGGYGYTREYPVEKFYRDAKIGTIYEGTSNMQLQTIAKAVLR
- a CDS encoding bifunctional homocysteine S-methyltransferase/methylenetetrahydrofolate reductase → MTTVAEHPTPANSAGHNAPAASPRAALLERLLAPDEVVMFDGAMGTMLYAKGVFINQCYDELVLRSPDLVREVHAAYVKAGADVIETNTFGANRTKLTQYGLEGQVTQINRRAAEVAREAAGEQRLVAGAVGPLGVRLEPYGPTSRAEAREIFQEQTAALKAGGADCFILETFADLEELEQAILAARAVDPTMPVIAQATVGPEQRTAFGATPEDVARVLDKWGVDVIGLNCSVGPQTILEAIERMAAVTDRKLSAQPNAGMPRDVGGRSMYMASPEYMATYARHLIQAGAKIVGGCCGTTPDHIKAMVEGVRPLAPRTRVIPGATREFAAVTGAPAPGKEPVPLAERSRLGAKLAAGRFVTSVEIVPPRGVDTAKLEQDAAALAKAGVDAINVPDGPRAQSRMGAIATSLIIERHGIEAVTHYACRDRNLLGMLSDLLGASALGLRNMLLITGDPPKMGPYPDATAVFDIDAIGLTNLVRKLNRGLDPGNNPIGEPTKFVIGVGVNPAAIDPSHELRRFRWKVEAGAEYAITQPVFDPSQLESFLVRCEDTRIPVVAGIWPLVSARNAEFLANEVPGVTMPAEILDRMRSANDKSKEHALAEGISIAREMLARVKGAVQGVQVSAPFGKIEYALEVFGALS